GTACGACGTCCGCCGGCCGGAGGTTGAGCCGCCGGTGCTCTGGGAGTTCCGGCTCGAGAGCGGCGCGTGCATCGAGTCGACGCCGGCCGTGTGGAAAGGACGGATCTATGTCGGGGCGAGAGATGGGTATTTCTATGCGATAGGTGATAGGTGATAGTGGTGAGAAAGGGAGAAGTGAATGGGTGAGAGGGGGAGTGAGGGGAGTGAGGGGAGAAGGACAAGTGACGTGAGAGGTGCTGGTCGGTGAACGAGGTTATTGCCGCGCTCATTCGAGGGACGCCGTTGCTCATCACGGGGCTGGCGGTCGCGCTCGCGTTCCGCGCGGGGATCTGGAACATCGGGGCAGAGGGTCAGTTCTACGCTGGAGCGGTTGCGGCGGCGTGGATAGGGACCCGGTGGGGCGTGCATTCGCCATTGATCGTGCTTCCTCTGGTGATGATCGCGGCGGGACTTGCGGGAGCGTTGTGGGCGGCGGCTCCGGCGCTGCTGCGCGCGCGATTCGGGGTGCTCGAGGTCATCACGACTATAATGCTGAACTTCGTAGCCGAGCATCTGGTGAGCTTCCTCGTGCAGGGCCCGCTCCAGGAGTCGGGGCACACGTATCCGCAGACGGACCCGATCGCCGCGGCGGCCCGCCTCGCGCCCATCGTGCCCGGGACGCGGCTGTCGTGGGCGTTCCCGCTGGCCGTGCTGCTCGCGGTGGTGATGTGGGTGTTCTTCGAACGTACCCGCGCCGGTTTCGCGCTTCGGGCGACCGGCGCCAACCCGATAGCGGCGCGGATCGCGGGCCGGATCCCGGTCACCCGCGTGGCGACCACGGCCTTCCTTGTTTCGGGCGCCATCGCCGGCCTCGCCGGTGCCGCCGAAGTGAGCGGCGTGACGTTCGCGCTCTACGAGCGGCTGTCGCCCGGCTACGGGTACACGGCCATCGCGGTCGCGCTGCTGGCGGGACTTCACCCGCTCTGGATAGTCGTGAGCG
The window above is part of the Gemmatimonadales bacterium genome. Proteins encoded here:
- a CDS encoding ABC transporter permease; protein product: MNEVIAALIRGTPLLITGLAVALAFRAGIWNIGAEGQFYAGAVAAAWIGTRWGVHSPLIVLPLVMIAAGLAGALWAAAPALLRARFGVLEVITTIMLNFVAEHLVSFLVQGPLQESGHTYPQTDPIAAAARLAPIVPGTRLSWAFPLAVLLAVVMWVFFERTRAGFALRATGANPIAARIAGRIPVTRVATTAFLVSGAIAGLAGAAEVSGVTFALYERLSPGYGYTAIAVALLAGLHPLWIVVSALFFGALEAGAAMLQRTAGIPSVTVYAIEAAIILALVVGHRVVRRADA